A window of Pseudomonadota bacterium contains these coding sequences:
- a CDS encoding DUF2784 domain-containing protein, translating into MFWLADLILAIHFALAAFVTSGLLLIPVGAICGWQWVRNRIFRTVHAGLMVLVAAEAVIGMTCPLTTIEAYLRGTEAQESFVAHHLSRLLYWDLSLSFFLSLYMACSVWVMCLWWYCPPISPKEH; encoded by the coding sequence ATGTTTTGGTTAGCAGACCTTATTTTAGCGATTCACTTCGCGTTAGCTGCTTTTGTGACGTCGGGATTGCTACTGATTCCAGTGGGTGCAATTTGCGGTTGGCAATGGGTACGCAACAGGATTTTTCGTACTGTGCATGCAGGGTTGATGGTTTTAGTGGCGGCCGAGGCAGTGATTGGCATGACCTGTCCACTCACAACCATTGAGGCTTATCTGCGAGGTACTGAGGCTCAAGAGTCTTTTGTGGCTCATCATCTCAGCCGCTTGTTATACTGGGACTTGTCACTCAGTTTCTTTTTGTCGTTATATATGGCGTGCTCTGTCTGGGTGATGTGTTTATGGTGGTACTGTCCCCCAATTTCCCCGAAAGAGCATTAA